In Cervus elaphus chromosome 5, mCerEla1.1, whole genome shotgun sequence, the following proteins share a genomic window:
- the DHRS7C gene encoding dehydrogenase/reductase SDR family member 7C isoform X1 yields the protein MGVTAVLMLPLLLLGISGLLFIYQEVSRLWSKSVVQNKVVVITDAISGLGKECARVFHTGGARLVLCGKNWERLQSLYDALISVADPSKQTFTPKLVLLDLSDISCVQDVAKEVLDCYGCVDILINNASVKVKGPAHKISLELDKKIMDANYFGPIILTKALLPNMISRRTGQIVLVNNIQGKLGIPFRTAYAASKHAALGFFDCLRAEVEEYDVVVSTVSPTFIRSYHVDPGQGNWEASIWKFFFRKLTYGAHPVDVAEEVMRTVRRKKQEVFLANPIPKAAVYIRTLFPELFFAVVAYGVKERLSVPEEG from the exons ATGGGGGTCACCGCGGTGCTCATGCTGCCCCTGCTGCTCTTAGGAATCAGCGGTCTCCTCTTCATCTACCAGGAGGTGTCCCGGCTGTGGTCCAAGTCAGTCGTGCAGAACAAGGTGGTGGTCATCACCGATGCCATCTCAGGACTGGGCAAGG AGTGTGCTCGGGTGTTCCATACTGGCGGGGCCAGGCTGGTGTTGTGTGGAAAGAACTGGGAGAGGCTTCAGAGTCTATATGATGCCCTGATCAGTGTGGCTGATCCCAGCAAG CAGACATTCACCCCGAAGCTGGTCCTCTTGGATCTCTCAGACATCAGCTGTGTCCAGGATGTGGCCAAAGAGGTCCTGGATTGCTATGGCTGCGTGGACATCCTCATCAACAACGCCAGCGTGAAGGTGAAGGGACCTGCCCATAAGATTTCTCTGGAGCTCGACAAAAAGATCATGGATGCCAATTACTTTGGACCCATCATACTGACCAAAG CCCTGCTCCCCAACATGATCTCCCGGAGGACTGGACAAATCGTGTTAGTGAACAACATCCAGGGGAAGCTTGGAATCCCCTTCCGTACAGCCT ACGCCGCCTCAAAGCACGCGGCACTCGGCTTCTTCGACTGCCTGCGGGCGGAAGTGGAGGAATACGACGTGGTCGTCAGCACCGTGAGTCCCACCTTCATCCGCTCCTACCACGTTGATCCAGGCCAAGGAAACTGGGAGGCCTCCATCTGGAAAT tctttttcaggAAGCTGACCTACGGGGCGCACCCTGTGGACGTGGCGGAGGAGGTGATGCGCACTGTGAGACGCAAGAAGCAAGAGGTCTTCCTGGCCAACCCCATCCCCAAGGCCGCCGTGTACATCCGCACCTTGTTCCCCGAGCTGTTTTTCGCCGTGGTGGCCTATGGGGTGAAGGAGAGACTCAGCGTCCCCGAGGAGGGTTAA
- the DHRS7C gene encoding dehydrogenase/reductase SDR family member 7C isoform X2, with translation MGVTAVLMLPLLLLGISGLLFIYQEVSRLWSKSVVQNKVVVITDAISGLGKECARVFHTGGARLVLCGKNWERLQSLYDALISVADPSKTFTPKLVLLDLSDISCVQDVAKEVLDCYGCVDILINNASVKVKGPAHKISLELDKKIMDANYFGPIILTKALLPNMISRRTGQIVLVNNIQGKLGIPFRTAYAASKHAALGFFDCLRAEVEEYDVVVSTVSPTFIRSYHVDPGQGNWEASIWKFFFRKLTYGAHPVDVAEEVMRTVRRKKQEVFLANPIPKAAVYIRTLFPELFFAVVAYGVKERLSVPEEG, from the exons ATGGGGGTCACCGCGGTGCTCATGCTGCCCCTGCTGCTCTTAGGAATCAGCGGTCTCCTCTTCATCTACCAGGAGGTGTCCCGGCTGTGGTCCAAGTCAGTCGTGCAGAACAAGGTGGTGGTCATCACCGATGCCATCTCAGGACTGGGCAAGG AGTGTGCTCGGGTGTTCCATACTGGCGGGGCCAGGCTGGTGTTGTGTGGAAAGAACTGGGAGAGGCTTCAGAGTCTATATGATGCCCTGATCAGTGTGGCTGATCCCAGCAAG ACATTCACCCCGAAGCTGGTCCTCTTGGATCTCTCAGACATCAGCTGTGTCCAGGATGTGGCCAAAGAGGTCCTGGATTGCTATGGCTGCGTGGACATCCTCATCAACAACGCCAGCGTGAAGGTGAAGGGACCTGCCCATAAGATTTCTCTGGAGCTCGACAAAAAGATCATGGATGCCAATTACTTTGGACCCATCATACTGACCAAAG CCCTGCTCCCCAACATGATCTCCCGGAGGACTGGACAAATCGTGTTAGTGAACAACATCCAGGGGAAGCTTGGAATCCCCTTCCGTACAGCCT ACGCCGCCTCAAAGCACGCGGCACTCGGCTTCTTCGACTGCCTGCGGGCGGAAGTGGAGGAATACGACGTGGTCGTCAGCACCGTGAGTCCCACCTTCATCCGCTCCTACCACGTTGATCCAGGCCAAGGAAACTGGGAGGCCTCCATCTGGAAAT tctttttcaggAAGCTGACCTACGGGGCGCACCCTGTGGACGTGGCGGAGGAGGTGATGCGCACTGTGAGACGCAAGAAGCAAGAGGTCTTCCTGGCCAACCCCATCCCCAAGGCCGCCGTGTACATCCGCACCTTGTTCCCCGAGCTGTTTTTCGCCGTGGTGGCCTATGGGGTGAAGGAGAGACTCAGCGTCCCCGAGGAGGGTTAA
- the GSG1L2 gene encoding germ cell-specific gene 1-like protein 2, which translates to MDRRARQQRALALLPVCLALAFSLTAVCSSYWCEGTRRVAKPLCQDRPGALHCIHYSRGSSDNRSQAVQYIWEMGDDKFAQRRFHVGLWQSCEETLGSTGENCRSFQSVIPAEEQGVLWLSIGAEVLNILLTLTSAVLLGSRVRHHSGFHWLKVDASVAILMVLAGLLAMVAHMMYTTIFQITVNLGPEDWKPQTWDYGWSYCLAWGSFALCMVASVMATSRYTAARRELAEKKSGQKGSQHSPQDFQKPKASDSVWETEAAPSPAGCALISVSKHLPPKAPGKVSMC; encoded by the exons ATGGACCGGCGGGCCAGGCAGCAGCGGGCTCTGGCCCTCCTCCCGGTCTGCCtggccctcgccttctccctcacGGCCGTGTGCAGCAGCTACTGGTGCGAGGGCACGCGGCGGGTGGCAAAGCCACTGTGCCAGGATCGTCCGGGGGCGCTGCATTGCATCCACTACAGCCGTGGCAGCAGCGACAACCGGAGCCAGGCCGTCCAGTACATTTGGGAGATGGGAGACGACAAGTTCGCCCAGCGCAGGTTCCACGTGGGGCTCTGGCAGTCATGCGAGGAAACCCTCGGGAGCACAG GTGAAAACTGCAGAAGTTTCCAGAGTGTAATACCAGCTGAAGAACAAG GTGTCTTGTGGCTGTCTATCGGGGCTGAGGTCCTGAATATCCTACTGACATTGACAAGTGCAgtcctcctgggctccagagtgaGGCATCACTCTGGGTTCCACTGGCTCAAGGTGGATGCCTCAGTAGCCATCCTCATGGTGCTTGCAG GGCTTCTAGCCATGGTGGCCCACATGATGTACACAACCATTTTTCAAATCACTGTGAACCTGGGACCGGAAGATTGGAAGCCTCAGACGTGGGACTATGGCTGGTCATACTG CCTCGCCTGGGGTTCCTTTGCTCTGTGCATGGTTGCATCGGTCATGGCCACAAGCAGATACACAGCAGCCCGCCGGGAACTCGCAGAGAAAAAAAGTGGACAGAAGGGCAGTCAGCACTCTCCACAAGACTTCCAGAAACCCAAGGCTTCAGACAGTGTTTGGGAAACAGAAGCTGCTCCCAGCCCTGCGGGGTGTGCCCTTATCAGTGTATCTAAGCACCTGCCACCAAAGGCTCCAGGCAAGGTGTCCATGTGCTAG